Proteins from a genomic interval of Sphingobacterium lactis:
- a CDS encoding DUF3872 domain-containing protein, which translates to MIAIFNKFRTGLLPLYVFLTILTASVTLVSCSKDDDLEIQNNFPFEVNVMPVPKDVANGQTVEIRITIQRTGNYSNTQYFLRYFQFDGQGTLQYYNEPPYQPNDLYQLPTEQFRLYYTSTSAVSQSFDVWISDSFGNEKQITFQFNSSD; encoded by the coding sequence ATGATAGCAATATTCAATAAATTCAGAACGGGGCTACTGCCACTATATGTATTCCTGACAATCCTCACAGCTTCGGTTACGTTGGTATCTTGCAGCAAAGATGATGACCTCGAAATACAGAACAATTTTCCTTTCGAGGTCAATGTAATGCCAGTGCCTAAAGATGTTGCAAACGGGCAGACCGTAGAAATACGCATTACCATACAGCGTACAGGCAATTACAGCAATACGCAGTATTTCCTCCGTTACTTTCAATTTGACGGGCAGGGAACATTGCAATACTACAACGAACCGCCGTATCAGCCCAATGACCTGTACCAATTACCAACGGAGCAGTTCAGGCTGTACTACACTTCAACGTCTGCCGTTTCACAGTCTTTTGACGTTTGGATTTCGGACAGCTTCGGGAATGAAAAGCAGATAACTTTTCAGTTTAACAGCAGCGATTAA
- a CDS encoding molybdenum ABC transporter permease: MVASLVIGIIFLVAGLGLRYWINRRKFYRRSPMGAEGFSSYESSVFIKLIERVGKWIAYALIIFGLLSLWVYSREKKEKQQPEVKTEQSR; encoded by the coding sequence ATGGTCGCATCATTGGTTATAGGTATCATATTTTTGGTTGCAGGCTTGGGACTTCGTTACTGGATTAACCGCAGGAAGTTTTACAGGCGCAGCCCTATGGGAGCAGAGGGTTTCTCATCTTATGAAAGTTCGGTTTTCATTAAATTGATTGAAAGGGTTGGTAAATGGATAGCTTACGCACTGATTATTTTCGGTCTGTTGTCACTGTGGGTTTATTCCCGTGAGAAAAAGGAAAAACAGCAGCCTGAAGTAAAAACCGAACAATCTCGATAA